A single region of the Chryseobacterium culicis genome encodes:
- a CDS encoding alpha/beta hydrolase family protein, producing MKLKCTVFILLIMTSWMYAQKKPLDHSVYDSWQNIGSRKISNDGKWVAYSVDAQEGNSNLSLYSVKNKTSKKFARATKVDFTNDSRFAVFQIRPQYKDIKAVKDKKLKKNKLTKDSLAIVDFFNDKTEKIPNVKSFKVPEKAGSYVAYLLENTKDKSSDDASDKEDGDENKDEDKNVKPLQLVVRNLLDGKSTTYDNVVRYEFSENGKQLAFVTKKPEEKPKKDKKEGKDSEDEKSADKKDTDKSKPKKYALQTVQVVDLQKGTVHTISEMEGDFSQLAFDEEGNQLAYVGTSSAQNDLVKSYQLYYFNFKGNKKEIVTNENTNMKKGWVISENRSLIFSKNGKQLYFGVSPKPIAKDTAMIANDHAVVDIWNYRDDYLQTVQLKELKNDLKKSYAAVMQTEKPDFFRNIDGEDLDTLRLVNEGNAEFALGITSINNRISSQWEGSIKKTYFLIDNKTGERTEVIKNLDGSVAVSPLGNFVVIFDREKGKWLSYNVKTKQTLPLNSGLPVSFVDEEFDMPDFPSSYGIASWTDKDESVIIKDRYDLWEFFLNGSKKPRNMTNGFGRKHKITFETYVLDKDIKSLNRKSSIYLSAFDNTSKANGIFKTSIQSNSDPVKIQMENVWGYRSLQKAKNAEEYILVKESYTDSPNIFATSDFSEQQKLSNTNPQQNLYNWGTDELVNWTTPKGNTSTGILYKPEDFNPNKKYPMIVYFYEKLSDNLNRYVAPAPTPSRLNISYFVSNGYLVFTPDISYTDGFPGESAMEYINSGVEKLKQNSWVDATKIGIQGQSWGGYQVAYLIAHTNMYAAAWSGAPVVNMTSAYGGIRWTSGMNRQFQYEKSQSRLGKNLWEAPDLYIKNSPLFTIDKVKTPVVIMSNDKDGAVPWYQGIEMFTALRRLGKPVWLLNYNGDDHNLIKRQNRKDIQIREQQFFDYYLKGAKAPVWMTKGIPATQKGKDWGFELTDDKPN from the coding sequence ATGAAGTTGAAATGTACAGTTTTTATTCTGCTCATCATGACCTCCTGGATGTATGCGCAGAAAAAGCCTTTAGACCATTCTGTTTATGACAGCTGGCAAAATATTGGCTCGAGAAAAATCTCAAATGATGGAAAATGGGTTGCTTACTCTGTGGATGCTCAGGAAGGAAATTCTAACCTTTCTTTATATTCCGTTAAAAATAAAACCTCAAAGAAGTTTGCAAGAGCCACAAAAGTGGATTTTACAAATGATTCCAGGTTTGCTGTTTTTCAAATCCGTCCCCAGTATAAAGATATAAAAGCGGTAAAAGATAAAAAGCTTAAAAAAAATAAATTAACGAAAGACAGTCTTGCCATCGTTGATTTTTTTAATGATAAAACGGAGAAAATTCCTAATGTAAAATCTTTTAAAGTTCCTGAAAAAGCAGGTTCTTACGTTGCTTATCTTCTTGAAAATACAAAAGATAAATCTTCGGATGACGCTTCTGATAAAGAAGATGGAGACGAAAATAAGGATGAAGATAAGAATGTAAAGCCATTGCAGCTGGTTGTACGAAATCTTTTGGATGGAAAAAGTACAACCTACGATAATGTAGTACGCTACGAGTTCAGTGAAAATGGGAAGCAGCTTGCTTTTGTGACTAAAAAACCGGAAGAGAAACCTAAAAAAGATAAAAAAGAAGGTAAGGATTCGGAAGATGAAAAATCTGCAGATAAAAAGGACACTGACAAATCCAAACCAAAGAAATATGCACTTCAAACCGTACAGGTAGTGGATCTGCAGAAAGGAACAGTCCATACAATTTCTGAAATGGAAGGTGATTTTTCACAATTGGCTTTTGACGAAGAAGGAAATCAATTGGCTTATGTAGGAACTTCTTCAGCACAGAATGATTTGGTGAAATCATATCAGTTGTATTACTTTAATTTTAAAGGAAACAAAAAAGAAATTGTCACCAATGAAAATACAAACATGAAAAAAGGGTGGGTGATTTCTGAAAATCGTTCGCTTATTTTCAGTAAAAACGGAAAACAACTTTATTTTGGGGTGAGTCCAAAGCCTATCGCAAAAGATACGGCGATGATTGCAAACGACCACGCTGTAGTAGATATCTGGAATTATAGAGATGACTATCTGCAAACGGTACAGTTAAAAGAATTGAAAAATGATCTGAAGAAATCTTACGCTGCAGTAATGCAAACGGAAAAACCGGATTTCTTTAGAAATATTGATGGTGAAGACTTAGATACTTTAAGGTTGGTAAACGAAGGAAATGCTGAATTTGCGCTGGGTATCACCAGTATCAATAACCGTATTTCTTCACAATGGGAAGGATCAATCAAGAAAACCTATTTCCTGATCGATAACAAAACAGGGGAAAGAACAGAAGTCATTAAGAATCTGGATGGATCGGTTGCAGTATCTCCGCTTGGGAATTTTGTAGTGATTTTTGACAGAGAAAAAGGGAAGTGGCTGAGCTACAATGTGAAAACAAAACAAACACTTCCGTTGAATTCAGGATTACCTGTTTCTTTCGTTGATGAAGAATTTGATATGCCGGACTTTCCAAGTTCTTATGGTATTGCATCCTGGACAGATAAAGATGAATCTGTGATTATCAAAGACCGTTATGACCTTTGGGAGTTCTTTCTGAATGGTTCCAAAAAACCGAGAAATATGACCAATGGTTTTGGACGTAAACATAAAATAACATTTGAAACATACGTCTTAGATAAAGATATTAAAAGTTTGAACAGAAAATCGTCAATCTATTTATCTGCATTTGATAATACATCCAAGGCGAACGGAATTTTCAAAACTTCTATTCAGTCGAATTCTGATCCTGTAAAAATTCAGATGGAAAACGTATGGGGGTACAGAAGTCTTCAGAAAGCAAAAAATGCTGAAGAATATATTTTAGTAAAAGAATCTTATACGGATTCTCCAAACATTTTTGCGACATCAGATTTTTCAGAACAGCAAAAACTGAGCAATACAAATCCGCAGCAAAACCTGTATAACTGGGGAACAGATGAATTGGTAAACTGGACGACTCCAAAAGGAAATACTTCCACGGGAATTTTATACAAACCAGAAGATTTCAATCCGAATAAAAAGTATCCTATGATTGTTTATTTCTATGAGAAGCTTTCGGATAACTTAAACCGTTATGTGGCACCAGCTCCGACACCTTCAAGATTAAATATTTCTTATTTTGTGAGCAACGGTTATCTAGTTTTCACTCCTGATATTTCTTATACAGACGGATTTCCAGGAGAATCTGCAATGGAATATATTAATTCCGGAGTTGAAAAGTTGAAGCAAAATTCCTGGGTAGATGCTACTAAAATTGGAATTCAGGGACAAAGCTGGGGAGGTTATCAGGTAGCGTATCTTATTGCTCATACCAATATGTATGCAGCAGCATGGAGTGGTGCTCCTGTTGTTAATATGACTTCAGCATATGGAGGAATCCGATGGACTTCAGGGATGAACAGACAGTTTCAGTATGAGAAATCTCAAAGCAGATTAGGAAAGAATTTATGGGAAGCACCGGATCTTTACATTAAAAATTCACCACTTTTTACGATTGATAAAGTAAAAACTCCAGTGGTTATTATGAGTAATGATAAAGATGGAGCAGTACCTTGGTATCAGGGAATTGAAATGTTTACAGCATTACGCCGTCTCGGAAAACCAGTATGGCTTCTGAATTATAATGGTGATGATCATAACCTTATAAAACGTCAGAACAGAAAAGATATCCAAATTCGGGAACAGCAGTTTTTTGATTATTATCTTAAAGGAGCTAAAGCTCCGGTCTGGATGACGAAAGGTATTCCAGCCACCCAAAAAGGAAAAGATTGGGGATTTGAGCTTACAGATGATAAACCTAATTAA
- the arfB gene encoding alternative ribosome rescue aminoacyl-tRNA hydrolase ArfB: MKDFSKEFSFKTSRSSGAGGQNVNKVETAVTVLWKVDASEVFSEDEKLLIHNILKNRINIEGFLFLTVSESRTQLMNKNKAIEKIIEIVNKALIVPKKRTATKPSKAQKQKRLDGKKKLSDKKENRRFRF; encoded by the coding sequence ATGAAAGACTTTTCAAAAGAATTCAGTTTCAAAACTTCCCGCAGCAGTGGTGCAGGAGGACAGAATGTCAACAAAGTGGAAACTGCTGTTACCGTGCTTTGGAAAGTAGATGCATCAGAAGTTTTCAGTGAAGATGAAAAATTACTGATTCATAATATACTTAAAAACAGAATCAATATTGAAGGTTTTTTATTCCTGACGGTTTCCGAAAGCAGAACCCAGCTGATGAATAAAAATAAAGCCATTGAAAAAATAATTGAAATCGTAAACAAAGCACTCATCGTTCCCAAAAAAAGAACGGCAACAAAACCCTCAAAAGCGCAGAAACAAAAAAGGCTGGATGGCAAGAAAAAACTTTCAGATAAAAAAGAAAACAGACGCTTCAGGTTTTAA
- a CDS encoding MGMT family protein, producing MEEIFKQQVYEVARLIPKGRVSTYGAIAKAVGYPNHSRHVGKAMGGCPKDVPAHRVISSSGVLSVPEFQPKLEAEGIIIENFRIKNFKKLFWDPLTEL from the coding sequence ATGGAAGAAATTTTTAAACAACAGGTTTACGAAGTGGCAAGACTTATTCCAAAAGGAAGAGTGTCTACTTATGGAGCCATAGCAAAGGCTGTTGGCTATCCAAATCATTCCAGACATGTAGGAAAAGCAATGGGTGGATGCCCGAAAGATGTACCTGCTCATCGTGTGATTTCCAGCTCAGGAGTATTATCTGTCCCGGAATTTCAGCCTAAACTGGAAGCAGAAGGAATCATTATTGAAAATTTTAGAATAAAAAATTTTAAAAAACTATTCTGGGATCCATTGACTGAATTGTAA
- a CDS encoding deoxyhypusine synthase family protein translates to MSKPISEFIEKYYLHFNAAALVDASKGYVAHLKDGGKMMITLAGAMSTAELGKILAEMIRQGKVDFISCTGANLEEDLMNLVAHSHYERVPHYRDLTAQDEWDLLERGLNRVTDTCIPEEEAFRRLQKHIVEIWKDAEAKGERYFPHEFMYKMILSGVLEQYYEIPRENSWMIAAAEANLPIVVPGWEDSTMGNIFASYCIKGELTATTMKSGIEYMTYLADWYTKNSAGKGVGFFQIGGGIAGDFPICVVPMLYQDMEMHDIPFWSYFCQISDSTTSYGSYSGAVPNEKITWGKLDITTPKFIVESDATICAPLMFSYILENA, encoded by the coding sequence ATGAGCAAACCAATTTCTGAATTTATAGAGAAATATTACCTGCACTTCAATGCAGCTGCATTGGTGGATGCATCTAAAGGGTATGTTGCCCATCTTAAAGATGGCGGGAAAATGATGATCACTTTAGCTGGAGCAATGTCTACTGCTGAATTGGGTAAAATTCTTGCAGAAATGATCCGTCAGGGGAAAGTAGATTTTATCTCTTGTACAGGGGCGAATCTTGAAGAAGATTTAATGAACCTTGTGGCACACTCTCACTATGAAAGAGTTCCTCATTACAGAGATTTAACGGCTCAGGATGAGTGGGATCTTTTAGAAAGAGGTTTAAATAGAGTTACTGATACATGTATTCCTGAAGAAGAAGCTTTCAGAAGATTACAAAAACATATCGTGGAGATTTGGAAAGATGCAGAAGCTAAAGGAGAAAGATATTTCCCGCACGAATTCATGTACAAAATGATCCTTTCAGGAGTATTGGAGCAGTACTATGAAATTCCTAGAGAAAATTCTTGGATGATTGCTGCTGCAGAAGCCAACTTACCAATCGTAGTTCCGGGATGGGAAGATTCTACAATGGGGAACATCTTCGCTTCTTACTGTATCAAAGGAGAGCTTACAGCAACTACAATGAAATCAGGAATTGAATATATGACTTATCTTGCGGACTGGTATACTAAAAACTCTGCAGGAAAAGGAGTTGGATTCTTCCAGATTGGTGGAGGTATTGCAGGAGATTTCCCAATTTGTGTAGTTCCAATGTTGTATCAGGATATGGAAATGCATGACATTCCTTTCTGGTCTTATTTCTGCCAGATTTCTGATTCTACAACATCTTACGGTTCCTATTCTGGGGCTGTTCCCAATGAGAAAATTACCTGGGGTAAGCTTGATATCACTACACCGAAGTTTATCGTTGAAAGTGATGCAACAATCTGTGCACCATTAATGTTCTCTTATATCTTAGAAAACGCTTAA
- a CDS encoding GreA/GreB family elongation factor, giving the protein MSNHIIVTTGIYDAIKDTLRRKKVSIEEEKRLTEELRKAKQVLRRDLPADIVTVDRKVTLKDHTLDFEHEYIFVPSTKQKLKKNKHSILSDIALAVVGYKVGDVIDWPFRDGERKIEILKVETWEG; this is encoded by the coding sequence ATGTCCAATCATATTATTGTAACCACTGGAATTTATGATGCTATAAAAGATACACTCAGAAGGAAAAAAGTGAGCATCGAAGAAGAAAAGAGATTAACGGAAGAACTTAGAAAGGCAAAACAGGTTTTGAGAAGAGATCTTCCTGCTGATATTGTAACCGTTGACAGAAAAGTAACCTTAAAAGACCATACATTAGATTTTGAGCATGAATATATATTTGTGCCTTCTACCAAACAAAAGCTAAAAAAGAATAAACATTCTATACTTTCGGATATTGCCCTGGCAGTCGTTGGATATAAAGTAGGAGATGTGATAGACTGGCCTTTCAGAGACGGAGAAAGGAAAATCGAGATTCTGAAAGTGGAAACCTGGGAAGGATAA
- the htpG gene encoding molecular chaperone HtpG, with product MTKGNINVSVENIFPLIKKFLYSDHEIFLRELISNATDATLKLKHLTSIGEAKVEYGNPKLEVKIDKEQKTLRIIDQGIGMTNEEVEKYINQVAFSGAEEFLEKYKDSAKDSGIIGHFGLGFYSAFMVAEKVEILTKSYKDEPAVRWICDGSPEFTLEETTDKTDRGTEIILHIAEDSVEFLEEGKIRELLLKYNKFMPVPIKFGTKTHTLPLPEGSPEDAVAETEEVDNIINNPVPAWTIAPNELTNEDYMKFYHELYPMQFEEPLFNIHLNVDYPFNLTGVLFFPKLSNNLNIDKDKIQLYQNQVFVTDEVKGIVPDFLMLLRGVIDSPDIPLNVSRSYLQADGAVKKISSYITKKVADKMASLINENREDYEQKWNDIKVVIEYGIVTEEKFAEKADKFTLYPTTDGKYFLWDELVEKIKPIQTDKDNKLVVLYATNADEQHSYIQSARDKGYEVLLLDSPIISHVIQKLETSKENISFARVDADHVNNLIKKDEPVISKLNETEKESLKKNVEEAIQDSKFTVQLEDLDSNDAPFTITQPEFMRRMKEMQATGGGGMFGMGGFPEMYNLVVNSNSELSNQILKTENAEEKESLIKYALDLAKLSQNLLKGKDLTDFIQRSYKQLEK from the coding sequence ATGACTAAAGGAAATATTAATGTATCTGTGGAAAACATTTTCCCACTTATTAAAAAGTTTCTTTACAGTGACCACGAAATATTCTTGAGAGAATTAATCTCTAATGCGACTGATGCTACTTTAAAATTAAAACATTTAACAAGCATTGGGGAAGCAAAAGTGGAATATGGAAATCCAAAACTTGAAGTTAAAATTGATAAAGAGCAGAAAACATTACGCATTATCGATCAAGGTATTGGGATGACCAATGAGGAAGTTGAAAAATACATCAATCAGGTTGCGTTTTCAGGAGCTGAAGAGTTTTTGGAAAAATATAAAGATTCTGCAAAAGATTCAGGGATTATCGGACATTTTGGTCTTGGATTCTACTCTGCTTTCATGGTAGCTGAGAAGGTGGAAATCCTTACAAAATCTTATAAAGATGAACCTGCAGTACGTTGGATCTGCGATGGAAGCCCGGAATTCACTCTTGAAGAAACTACTGATAAAACTGACAGAGGAACAGAAATCATTCTTCACATCGCTGAAGATTCTGTAGAGTTTTTAGAAGAAGGAAAGATCCGTGAACTGTTATTAAAGTATAATAAATTCATGCCTGTTCCAATTAAATTCGGAACAAAAACACATACACTTCCTTTACCAGAAGGTTCTCCGGAGGATGCTGTAGCTGAAACGGAAGAGGTAGACAATATCATCAACAATCCGGTACCCGCATGGACAATTGCTCCCAATGAACTGACCAACGAGGATTATATGAAATTCTACCACGAGCTGTATCCAATGCAGTTTGAGGAGCCATTATTCAACATCCACCTGAATGTTGATTATCCTTTCAACCTTACAGGAGTTCTGTTCTTCCCGAAACTGAGCAATAATTTAAATATTGACAAGGATAAAATTCAATTATACCAAAACCAGGTATTCGTAACGGACGAAGTAAAAGGAATTGTTCCGGACTTCCTGATGCTTCTGAGAGGAGTAATTGATTCTCCGGATATTCCATTGAATGTATCGCGTTCTTATCTACAGGCAGATGGTGCCGTAAAGAAAATTTCATCTTATATCACGAAAAAAGTTGCCGACAAAATGGCTTCTTTAATCAACGAAAACCGTGAAGACTACGAGCAAAAATGGAATGATATTAAAGTCGTTATCGAGTACGGAATTGTTACGGAAGAGAAATTTGCTGAAAAAGCAGACAAATTCACATTATATCCTACAACAGATGGAAAATACTTCCTTTGGGATGAATTGGTAGAGAAAATAAAGCCTATACAAACAGACAAAGACAATAAACTGGTTGTACTGTATGCAACTAATGCTGATGAACAGCACAGCTATATTCAGTCTGCGAGAGATAAAGGGTATGAAGTTCTGTTATTGGACTCTCCTATCATTTCACACGTGATTCAAAAACTGGAAACTTCAAAAGAAAATATTTCATTTGCAAGAGTAGATGCTGATCATGTTAATAATTTGATCAAAAAAGACGAGCCGGTAATTTCAAAATTGAACGAAACTGAAAAAGAATCTTTGAAAAAGAATGTAGAAGAGGCTATTCAGGATTCTAAATTTACGGTTCAGCTTGAAGATCTTGACAGTAATGATGCTCCGTTCACTATTACCCAGCCAGAATTTATGAGAAGAATGAAAGAAATGCAGGCAACAGGCGGAGGAGGAATGTTCGGAATGGGAGGCTTCCCGGAGATGTATAATCTTGTGGTGAACTCCAACAGTGAACTTTCTAATCAGATTTTAAAAACGGAGAATGCTGAGGAGAAAGAAAGTCTGATCAAATATGCGCTGGATCTTGCCAAACTTTCACAAAATTTACTGAAAGGAAAAGACCTGACAGATTTTATACAGAGAAGCTATAAGCAACTTGAAAAATAA
- a CDS encoding AMP-binding protein: MLIDFNNLNTNKLSFDTEFEKKVKIFLEEWFSEKTKVNVQTSGSTGVPKIFKIEKKKMINSAVMTCNFLGLKEGDAALLCLPVEYISGKMMIVRSIERKLKLKIAEPSLKPVENLDEEIDFCAMTPLQVENSLEKLHLIKNLIIGGAAVSESLKSKILQMNLSPSNRIFETYGMSETLSHIGLKQLMPDQEDYFTVFENVSISLDDRGCLKIFAPNVNADELQTNDLVDIRNEKQFKFLGRIDNVINSGGAKIFPETLETLVKKELPNEAVFIGLPDESLGQKLILIIEGNKSDEVIKKVMEIPFDKNFHKPKEIIFISEIPRTANGKVNRMELYKSININL, from the coding sequence ATGCTGATAGACTTCAATAATCTCAATACTAATAAATTATCATTCGATACGGAATTTGAAAAGAAAGTGAAAATTTTTCTGGAAGAATGGTTTTCAGAAAAAACAAAAGTAAATGTTCAGACTTCAGGTTCTACCGGAGTTCCGAAAATTTTTAAAATTGAGAAAAAGAAAATGATCAATTCCGCAGTAATGACCTGTAATTTTCTGGGATTAAAGGAAGGAGATGCTGCATTACTCTGTCTGCCTGTAGAATACATCTCAGGAAAAATGATGATTGTCCGTTCCATAGAAAGAAAATTAAAATTAAAAATTGCTGAACCCTCTTTAAAACCTGTGGAAAATCTGGATGAAGAAATAGACTTTTGTGCCATGACACCTCTTCAGGTAGAAAACTCTCTGGAAAAGCTTCATCTGATTAAAAACCTGATCATTGGGGGTGCTGCCGTCTCAGAAAGCCTGAAAAGTAAAATCCTGCAAATGAATCTTAGTCCTTCAAATCGTATTTTTGAAACTTATGGAATGTCTGAAACCCTTTCCCATATTGGTTTAAAACAATTGATGCCGGATCAGGAAGACTATTTCACTGTTTTTGAAAATGTGTCTATTTCTTTAGACGACAGAGGTTGCCTGAAGATTTTTGCTCCCAATGTAAATGCTGATGAACTGCAAACTAATGATTTAGTTGATATTAGAAATGAAAAACAGTTTAAATTCCTTGGGAGAATTGACAATGTGATTAACTCAGGAGGAGCAAAAATTTTCCCAGAAACACTGGAGACATTGGTGAAAAAAGAACTTCCGAATGAAGCGGTGTTTATTGGTTTGCCTGATGAAAGTTTGGGTCAGAAACTGATATTGATTATAGAAGGAAATAAATCCGATGAGGTGATAAAAAAAGTGATGGAAATCCCTTTTGATAAAAATTTTCACAAACCAAAAGAAATTATTTTCATCAGTGAAATTCCGAGAACCGCTAACGGGAAAGTAAACAGAATGGAACTGTATAAAAGCATAAACATAAATCTCTAG
- a CDS encoding helix-turn-helix transcriptional regulator — protein MQKEKLRLIRKQKGYTQQQVADFIATDVSNYSRKESGDVRIVKDEWDKLARFLDVPFEDIYEEDEPAIVINNDHPVFNDRSSSAGVITNQNNYDNIPGAIIENLQNYIALLKEENERLKDELKGLPNGKK, from the coding sequence ATGCAAAAAGAAAAATTACGTCTCATCAGAAAGCAAAAAGGCTACACTCAACAACAGGTAGCTGACTTCATCGCAACGGATGTATCGAATTATAGCAGAAAAGAAAGCGGTGATGTAAGAATTGTAAAAGATGAATGGGACAAACTTGCCCGTTTTCTGGATGTACCGTTTGAGGACATTTATGAAGAGGATGAACCTGCAATAGTTATCAATAATGATCATCCCGTATTTAATGACAGATCATCTTCTGCAGGAGTTATTACTAACCAGAATAATTATGATAATATTCCGGGAGCTATCATTGAAAATCTACAGAACTATATTGCTCTATTAAAAGAGGAAAATGAAAGGCTGAAAGATGAACTGAAAGGTCTTCCAAACGGTAAAAAATAA